A portion of the Bacteroidales bacterium genome contains these proteins:
- the alaS gene encoding alanine--tRNA ligase: MKSSEIRQAFLDFFRGKMHQIVPSAPMVVKNDPTLMFTNAGMNQFKDIFLGNSPAKHPRVANTQKCLRVSGKHNDLDEVGHDTYHHTMFEMLGNWSFGDYFKKEAIDWAWEFLVDVLKIDRNNLYVTVFEGSPEEGIDMDKEAFEYWSKHLPKERILLGSKKDNFWEMGESGPCGPCSEVHVDIRNAEDKKIIPGDQMVNKSHPQVIEIWNLVFIQYNRKANGQLEQLPAKHVDTGMGFERLSMVIQGKQSNYDTDVFQPIIGKISEMCGISYGKEKQFDIAMRVIADHLRAVSFSIADGQLPSNVKAGYVIRRILRRAVRYGYTFLNFREPFINKLVPVLSAEMGKYFPELVSQQELITKVIHEEEASFLRTLETGIRMLDGQIDSLKKAHKKELSGKDAFVLYDTFGFPIDLTELILRENNLSVDLEGFQKEMSGQKERSRSDAAVETFDWQELLKIDEVQFVGYDLFETEIRIARMRTIKTKGKEQYHLVFDKTPFYAESGGQVGDIGTISTDNEVINIENTIKENNLTIHLVDKLPINPNAKFLAKVNLEKRVSIANNHSATHLLHHALRSILGTHVEQKGSLVNSEYLRFDFAHFQKVSDEEIRKVEILVNQKIRQNIPLDEHRNMSMEQASKMGAMALFGEKYGDSVRVIRFGESIELCGGTHVPTTGQIGFIKIISEGAISAGIRRIEAITGVKAEEFLYAQIDSIKEVKQILGNPVNLLQGASKLVEENANLRKEIEGMMKEKVHALKATLKSSLETRNGVNIIAKKIEISSPDAIKDLAYQLKNEVENLFLVLGSTSEGKAMLTIMVDEKLIESHKLNASNIVREAAKEIQGGGGGQPFYATAGGKNPAGLDAAISKAVAVLG; encoded by the coding sequence ATGAAATCAAGCGAAATCAGACAAGCGTTTCTTGACTTTTTTCGTGGTAAGATGCATCAGATTGTTCCATCGGCACCGATGGTAGTCAAAAATGATCCTACCCTCATGTTTACTAATGCTGGGATGAACCAGTTCAAGGATATTTTTCTTGGAAACTCACCAGCAAAGCACCCTAGAGTAGCTAATACTCAGAAATGTCTTAGGGTTTCAGGGAAACATAATGATCTTGATGAGGTTGGCCACGATACTTATCACCACACCATGTTCGAAATGCTTGGTAACTGGTCGTTTGGCGATTATTTTAAAAAAGAAGCGATAGATTGGGCGTGGGAATTTCTTGTTGATGTTCTTAAAATCGATAGAAATAATCTATATGTAACTGTATTTGAGGGAAGTCCAGAGGAAGGTATAGATATGGACAAAGAGGCCTTCGAATACTGGAGCAAACATCTACCAAAGGAACGAATTCTACTAGGTTCAAAGAAGGATAATTTTTGGGAAATGGGCGAATCTGGTCCTTGTGGCCCTTGCTCTGAAGTTCATGTTGATATTAGAAATGCCGAAGATAAGAAGATAATTCCTGGCGATCAGATGGTCAATAAAAGCCATCCACAAGTTATTGAGATATGGAACTTAGTTTTTATTCAATATAATCGCAAAGCCAATGGGCAGTTGGAGCAACTACCTGCAAAGCATGTAGATACAGGCATGGGCTTCGAAAGGCTTTCGATGGTTATTCAGGGCAAGCAAAGCAATTACGATACCGATGTTTTCCAACCCATTATTGGTAAAATATCTGAAATGTGCGGTATAAGTTACGGTAAAGAAAAACAGTTTGACATCGCCATGCGAGTGATTGCTGACCATTTAAGAGCAGTGTCATTCTCAATTGCTGATGGTCAATTACCTTCGAATGTGAAGGCTGGATATGTAATTCGAAGAATCCTTCGTCGTGCTGTTCGCTATGGATATACATTCCTTAACTTCCGCGAACCATTCATCAATAAGCTAGTTCCTGTACTTTCGGCAGAGATGGGAAAATATTTCCCCGAATTAGTCTCCCAGCAAGAACTGATTACCAAAGTAATACACGAAGAGGAAGCATCATTTTTGCGTACCCTTGAAACAGGAATCAGGATGCTTGATGGACAAATTGATTCACTAAAGAAAGCCCATAAAAAGGAACTATCGGGCAAAGATGCCTTTGTTCTTTATGATACTTTTGGTTTTCCAATCGACCTAACCGAACTTATTCTTAGAGAGAATAACCTTTCTGTTGATTTGGAAGGATTTCAAAAGGAGATGTCAGGTCAGAAGGAACGCTCAAGGTCAGATGCAGCTGTTGAAACATTCGATTGGCAAGAGCTTTTAAAAATAGATGAGGTTCAGTTTGTTGGATACGATCTTTTCGAAACCGAAATTCGAATAGCCCGAATGAGAACTATCAAAACGAAAGGGAAAGAGCAGTACCATTTAGTTTTCGACAAAACCCCTTTCTACGCCGAATCGGGAGGTCAAGTGGGTGATATAGGTACAATTAGTACTGACAATGAGGTTATAAATATTGAGAATACAATTAAGGAGAATAACCTAACCATTCATTTGGTTGATAAGCTCCCAATAAACCCAAATGCCAAATTTTTGGCAAAGGTTAATCTGGAAAAGAGAGTAAGCATAGCCAATAATCATTCAGCAACTCACCTACTCCACCATGCTCTAAGGAGTATACTTGGCACTCATGTTGAGCAGAAAGGTTCGTTGGTTAACTCTGAATACCTACGTTTTGACTTTGCCCATTTCCAAAAAGTTTCCGATGAGGAGATTCGAAAAGTTGAAATTTTGGTTAATCAAAAGATAAGACAAAATATTCCACTTGACGAGCATCGCAATATGTCGATGGAGCAAGCCTCTAAAATGGGGGCAATGGCCTTGTTTGGTGAAAAATATGGCGATTCTGTACGTGTAATACGATTTGGTGAATCGATTGAACTTTGCGGAGGAACTCATGTTCCTACAACGGGTCAAATTGGGTTTATTAAAATTATCTCCGAAGGAGCAATATCAGCAGGAATAAGAAGGATTGAGGCGATTACAGGTGTTAAAGCCGAAGAATTCCTTTATGCCCAAATTGATAGCATTAAAGAGGTTAAGCAGATTCTAGGGAATCCTGTAAACCTACTACAAGGAGCATCAAAGCTGGTTGAGGAGAATGCCAACCTCCGCAAGGAGATTGAGGGGATGATGAAGGAGAAGGTTCATGCACTAAAGGCAACTTTAAAATCATCCCTTGAAACAAGAAATGGGGTAAATATTATTGCCAAAAAGATTGAAATCAGTAGCCCCGATGCAATAAAGGATTTAGCTTACCAGCTAAAGAACGAGGTTGAAAATCTATTTCTGGTTCTTGGCTCAACTTCGGAAGGTAAAGCTATGCTAACCATTATGGTTGATGAAAAGCTAATTGAATCGCATAAGCTGAATGCTTCAAATATTGTGAGAGAGGCTGCCAAGGAGATTCAAGGTGGTGGCGGTGGACAACCATTCTATGCTACTGCCGGAGGCAAGAACCCAGCAGGGTTAGATGCTGCAATAAGTAAAGCTGTTGCGGTTTTAGGTTAA
- a CDS encoding RNA-directed DNA polymerase gives MNFLLSKNEAYKKYEFKKLCHIIGFKQSEIVSLLHKINSNYKEWSEKKTDKKSRKVKTYLDGTEKTRTFRNPSQLLKTVQSRIKNNILSGIELPKTVHGGVKKRSNVTNAKPHQGNKYIFTTDLQEFYPSINSKRVYDAFIRLKFSTHFSHWLTTLTTKENELPQGAPTSTHISNLVFLEIDIKLIELCNQNGITYTRYIDDLTFSSPQDFSHKIEDILKIITSSKFKISQRKTKYNGSQTVTGINIFLNKIDAPVNIIEKSKIEIESESKIKPYTNYRNNILKTNRRKKA, from the coding sequence ATGAATTTTTTGTTGTCTAAAAATGAGGCATATAAAAAATATGAGTTTAAAAAACTATGCCACATTATTGGTTTTAAACAAAGTGAAATAGTTTCATTATTACACAAAATTAATTCCAATTATAAGGAATGGTCTGAAAAAAAAACTGATAAAAAGTCAAGAAAAGTAAAAACATATTTAGACGGCACTGAGAAAACTAGAACTTTTAGAAACCCATCCCAATTATTAAAAACTGTTCAATCAAGAATTAAAAATAATATTCTGAGTGGAATAGAGTTGCCTAAGACTGTGCATGGGGGCGTGAAAAAAAGAAGTAATGTAACTAACGCTAAACCACATCAAGGTAACAAATATATATTTACTACTGATTTACAGGAATTTTATCCCAGTATAAATTCAAAGAGAGTTTATGATGCTTTTATTAGATTAAAATTTTCTACTCATTTCTCACATTGGTTGACAACTCTTACAACTAAGGAAAATGAGTTGCCACAAGGAGCACCTACAAGCACTCATATTTCAAACCTTGTGTTTTTAGAAATAGATATTAAACTAATTGAGCTTTGCAACCAAAATGGTATTACCTATACAAGGTATATTGACGACCTAACTTTTTCTTCTCCGCAGGATTTTAGCCATAAAATAGAGGATATCCTTAAAATTATAACTTCGAGTAAATTTAAGATAAGTCAAAGGAAAACGAAATACAACGGTTCACAGACTGTAACAGGAATTAATATATTCTTAAATAAAATTGATGCTCCAGTTAATATAATCGAAAAATCCAAAATAGAAATTGAATCTGAATCAAAAATTAAACCTTACACAAATTATCGTAACAATATATTAAAAACAAATAGAAGGAAAAAAGCGTAG
- a CDS encoding helix-turn-helix transcriptional regulator has translation MDLGNIIKNIRKQKGQTQSEFALSCGITQTYLSQIEGNLKEPNLSTLKSISKGLNVPLPILFFLSMTEDDVQPNKRKAFQIVSPSVKSLVNEFFVV, from the coding sequence ATGGATTTAGGTAACATAATTAAAAATATCAGAAAGCAAAAAGGTCAGACCCAAAGCGAGTTTGCTCTTTCTTGTGGCATTACTCAAACTTATCTGTCTCAAATTGAAGGTAATTTGAAAGAACCCAATCTTTCAACTTTAAAATCAATAAGCAAAGGTTTAAATGTTCCTTTGCCTATTTTGTTCTTTTTATCAATGACAGAAGACGATGTTCAACCGAATAAAAGGAAAGCATTTCAGATTGTTAGCCCTTCTGTAAAATCTTTGGTAAATGAATTTTTTGTTGTCTAA